The proteins below come from a single Candidatus Cetobacterium colombiensis genomic window:
- a CDS encoding PTS sugar transporter subunit IIA: protein MLNIVKITDYMSEELISLNLKAKTKDESLKELSTLIGQSEKIEKKDTIYKALLERENLGSTGIGKGVAIPHAKTDAAKSLTIAFGISREGVDFKSLDQEKVKIFFVFASPFKDSQIYLKVLARISRLIRDEKFREKLLNCTDTKEILACIDNEEAL from the coding sequence ATGTTAAACATAGTTAAAATAACTGACTATATGTCAGAGGAACTAATATCACTTAATCTAAAAGCTAAAACTAAAGATGAATCTTTAAAAGAGTTATCAACTTTAATAGGACAATCAGAAAAAATAGAAAAAAAAGATACAATATATAAAGCTCTTTTAGAAAGAGAGAATTTAGGGAGTACAGGAATTGGAAAGGGAGTAGCTATCCCACATGCTAAAACTGACGCTGCAAAAAGTTTAACAATAGCTTTTGGAATAAGTAGAGAAGGAGTAGATTTTAAATCTTTAGATCAAGAAAAAGTAAAAATATTTTTTGTATTTGCATCACCATTTAAAGATAGTCAAATTTATTTGAAAGTATTGGCAAGAATTTCAAGGTTAATAAGAGATGAAAAATTTAGAGAAAAGCTTTTAAATTGTACAGATACAAAAGAAATACTAGCTTGTATAGATAATGAGGAAGCTTTATAG
- a CDS encoding DUF502 domain-containing protein, which produces MKRVKASFYSGLIAILPIVITVYIFNWIFQIFLNLLQDSFVNVAIRALVLQTGLGKEQNLHLYTQILINVLSFITLILMLIAIGTAMRIFLFKKIGSYLNNLLAKIPLFSQIYSTIAQIISLFASDRQKSYQKVVMFEYPRHGIYSIGFMTSDSNHFVEEVTGEDMCNVFLPTSPNPTSGMFIVLKKSEVKILDIKVDDAIKLIISGGVILPPNNQKEN; this is translated from the coding sequence ATGAAAAGAGTAAAAGCCAGCTTTTATAGTGGATTAATTGCTATATTACCAATAGTTATCACAGTGTATATTTTTAACTGGATATTTCAAATTTTCTTAAATTTATTACAAGATTCATTTGTAAATGTAGCAATAAGAGCTTTAGTTTTACAAACTGGTTTAGGTAAAGAGCAAAATCTTCATTTATATACTCAAATTCTTATAAATGTTTTATCTTTTATAACTTTAATATTAATGTTAATAGCTATTGGAACAGCTATGAGAATATTTCTATTTAAAAAAATAGGAAGTTATTTAAATAATCTTTTGGCTAAAATTCCTTTGTTTAGTCAAATTTATAGTACGATAGCTCAAATAATATCTCTATTTGCTTCAGATAGACAAAAGTCTTATCAGAAAGTAGTGATGTTTGAATATCCGAGGCATGGGATATATAGTATCGGATTTATGACTTCAGATAGTAATCATTTTGTGGAGGAAGTTACTGGAGAAGATATGTGCAATGTGTTTTTACCAACATCTCCAAATCCAACATCAGGAATGTTTATAGTTTTAAAAAAATCTGAAGTAAAAATACTTGATATAAAGGTTGATGATGCAATAAAACTTATAATTTCAGGAGGAGTAATATTACCACCAAATAATCAAAAGGAGAATTAA
- a CDS encoding RelA/SpoT family protein, with amino-acid sequence MKYWQEIESEIDKHKLKVDKEKIKMAFFFAEECHIGQYRKSGDSYIIHPVEVTKILIDMKMDTEGIIAGILHDIVEDTLITIADIKYNFGDEVAHLVDGVTKLDHLPNGTKKQDENIRKMIIAMAKDVRVIIIKLADRLHNMRTLKFMPPEKQKRIAQETLSIYAPLAHRLGIAKIKWELEDMSLYYLEPEKYKDIKALIDEKKNERKKYLEEMVNNITRLLNEVQIYGKVKGRFKHFYSIYKKMFEKGKDFDGIYDLIGIRIILNTEAECYNTLGVIHSNYRPVPGRFKDYIAVPKSNNYQSIHTTIVGPMGKFVEIQIRTEDMDRVAEEGVAAHWSYKENKKISKKDQVYGWLRNIVELNQGAENTEEFIKEVTGDIVKETVFVFSPKGDVVELAQGATPIDFAFNIHTEIGIKCVGAKVNGKIVPLDYKLNNGDRVEIITSKTAKGPGNDWLDIVATQSAKSKIKKWLKDQKLDENIKIGRELIEKELAKLGITLKEFEEGPILKKHLEKHNIPTLNDFYFHMGETKSKVDVVIAKLKVEQEKNRAYIESNLEDFIKEPLKKKSAKKDDQGILIDGTENTLIRFARCCTPLPGDDIGGYVTKLTGIAIHRKDCPNYIAMVNHDPARVIDVHWDERLLKVPSKKNKYTFAFTIKALDRQNILMDVVTLISNHKINVLSLNSHNLKKGLDTIAVIKVTVELNNKDEYKQLVNHLLKIKDVMSVER; translated from the coding sequence ATGAAATATTGGCAAGAAATAGAAAGTGAAATAGATAAGCACAAGTTAAAAGTAGACAAAGAAAAGATCAAAATGGCTTTCTTTTTTGCGGAAGAATGCCATATAGGTCAATACAGAAAATCAGGTGACAGCTATATAATACATCCTGTAGAAGTAACTAAAATATTGATAGATATGAAGATGGACACAGAGGGAATAATAGCAGGAATACTTCATGATATAGTAGAAGATACATTAATAACTATTGCAGATATAAAATATAATTTTGGAGATGAAGTTGCTCACCTTGTAGACGGGGTTACAAAATTAGATCATTTACCAAATGGAACTAAAAAGCAGGATGAGAATATAAGAAAAATGATAATAGCAATGGCAAAAGATGTTAGAGTTATTATTATAAAATTAGCAGATAGATTACATAATATGAGAACACTAAAATTTATGCCTCCTGAAAAGCAAAAAAGAATAGCACAAGAAACTCTCTCTATTTATGCTCCTTTAGCTCACAGATTGGGTATTGCAAAAATAAAATGGGAACTAGAAGACATGTCTTTATATTATTTAGAACCAGAAAAATATAAAGATATAAAAGCTCTAATTGATGAGAAAAAAAATGAACGAAAAAAGTATTTAGAAGAAATGGTAAATAATATAACTCGTTTATTAAATGAAGTTCAAATTTATGGAAAAGTAAAAGGACGTTTTAAACATTTTTATAGTATTTATAAAAAAATGTTTGAAAAAGGTAAAGACTTTGATGGAATTTACGATTTAATAGGAATAAGAATTATATTAAATACAGAAGCAGAATGTTATAATACTTTAGGAGTAATTCACAGTAATTACAGACCAGTTCCAGGAAGATTTAAGGATTACATAGCTGTTCCTAAATCAAATAACTATCAATCTATCCATACAACAATTGTTGGTCCAATGGGAAAATTTGTTGAAATCCAAATTAGAACAGAAGACATGGATAGAGTGGCAGAAGAGGGAGTGGCAGCTCACTGGAGTTATAAAGAAAATAAAAAAATCAGCAAAAAAGACCAAGTTTATGGATGGCTTAGAAATATTGTTGAGCTTAATCAAGGTGCTGAAAATACAGAAGAGTTCATAAAAGAAGTAACGGGTGATATCGTAAAAGAAACAGTATTTGTATTTTCACCAAAAGGAGATGTTGTAGAACTGGCTCAGGGAGCTACTCCAATTGATTTTGCTTTTAATATACATACGGAAATAGGTATCAAATGTGTAGGGGCAAAAGTAAATGGAAAAATAGTTCCATTAGATTATAAATTGAATAATGGAGATAGAGTAGAAATAATAACATCAAAAACAGCTAAAGGTCCAGGAAATGATTGGTTAGATATTGTTGCTACTCAAAGTGCAAAGAGTAAAATAAAAAAATGGTTAAAAGATCAAAAACTTGATGAAAATATAAAAATTGGAAGAGAGTTAATAGAAAAAGAGTTAGCTAAATTGGGAATTACTTTAAAAGAATTTGAAGAGGGACCAATTTTAAAGAAACATTTAGAAAAACATAATATTCCAACTTTAAATGATTTCTATTTCCATATGGGAGAAACAAAAAGTAAAGTTGATGTTGTTATAGCGAAATTAAAAGTTGAACAAGAAAAAAATAGAGCATATATAGAAAGTAATTTAGAAGATTTTATAAAAGAACCTTTAAAGAAAAAATCAGCTAAAAAAGATGATCAAGGAATACTCATAGATGGAACGGAGAATACACTAATAAGATTTGCAAGATGTTGTACACCTCTTCCAGGAGATGATATAGGAGGATATGTAACTAAATTAACGGGGATAGCTATTCATAGAAAAGATTGTCCAAATTATATAGCTATGGTTAATCATGATCCTGCAAGAGTAATTGATGTTCATTGGGACGAAAGATTATTGAAAGTTCCTTCAAAAAAGAATAAGTATACATTTGCATTTACTATAAAAGCACTAGATAGACAAAATATTTTGATGGATGTAGTAACATTAATTTCTAATCATAAAATAAATGTATTATCTTTAAATTCTCATAATTTGAAAAAAGGTTTAGATACAATAGCGGTTATAAAAGTAACTGTTGAATTAAATAACAAAGATGAGTATAAACAGTTAGTTAATCATCTATTAAAAATAAAAGATGTAATGTCAGTAGAAAGATAG
- a CDS encoding hemolysin family protein — MDTYRDIIILVVLILLSGFFSASETALTSFKTTDLEDIEKSNKKTAHLLKKWLKSPNEILTGMLLGNNIVNILGSSIATALAINTMGNSPRSLAIVTGVMTVLILIFGEITPKIMAKNNSKRFSKLVIGPIYYFGLLMKPIVKILMWTSILIGRILGVEVKTENIMFTEEDLISFVNVGEAEGIIEEEEKEMIHSIVGLGETNAKEIMTPRTSMFAVEGNKTLDDIWNEMIEAGFSRIPVYEETIDNIIGVLYTKDVLNYLKSHSTDTQVKELVREAYYVPETKSIIEILQEFKSKKVHIALVLDEYGGIGGVLTIEDLLEEIVGEIRDEFDNEEEESIKEIDDDRFEVDAMLDIETINKNLNIELPISEDYESLGGLLMSELGKIPAIGDTVDFEDVKLVVIEVEKMRVSKVEIQRGE, encoded by the coding sequence TTGGACACGTATCGTGATATTATTATATTAGTTGTATTAATTTTACTATCTGGTTTTTTTTCAGCCTCAGAAACAGCATTAACATCTTTTAAAACAACAGATTTGGAAGATATAGAAAAGTCTAATAAAAAAACGGCACACTTATTAAAAAAATGGTTAAAGAGCCCTAATGAAATTTTAACAGGAATGCTTTTAGGAAATAATATAGTAAATATTTTAGGATCGTCTATAGCAACTGCGTTAGCAATAAATACAATGGGAAATTCTCCTAGAAGTTTAGCTATTGTAACGGGAGTAATGACAGTATTAATTCTTATATTCGGAGAAATAACTCCTAAAATAATGGCTAAAAATAATTCTAAAAGATTTTCAAAATTAGTAATAGGACCTATTTATTATTTTGGTTTATTGATGAAACCTATAGTGAAAATTTTAATGTGGACTTCTATATTAATTGGTAGAATATTGGGAGTTGAAGTAAAAACTGAAAATATAATGTTTACTGAAGAAGATTTAATATCTTTTGTGAATGTAGGAGAAGCGGAGGGAATCATTGAAGAAGAAGAAAAAGAAATGATTCATTCAATAGTTGGACTAGGTGAAACAAATGCTAAAGAGATAATGACTCCTAGAACGTCAATGTTTGCAGTTGAAGGAAATAAGACTCTTGATGATATATGGAATGAAATGATAGAAGCTGGGTTTTCAAGAATTCCTGTATACGAAGAAACAATAGATAATATTATTGGAGTTTTATATACGAAAGATGTCCTTAATTATTTAAAATCACATAGTACAGATACTCAAGTAAAAGAGTTAGTAAGAGAAGCTTATTATGTTCCAGAAACAAAATCAATAATTGAAATTTTACAAGAATTTAAAAGTAAAAAAGTACACATAGCTCTAGTTCTTGATGAATATGGAGGAATTGGAGGAGTACTTACAATAGAAGATTTATTAGAGGAAATAGTTGGTGAAATTCGTGATGAGTTTGACAATGAGGAAGAGGAAAGCATTAAGGAAATCGATGATGATAGATTTGAAGTTGATGCAATGTTAGATATAGAAACGATAAATAAAAACTTAAATATTGAGCTGCCTATATCAGAGGATTATGAAAGTTTAGGTGGTTTACTAATGTCAGAACTAGGAAAAATACCTGCAATAGGAGATACTGTAGATTTTGAAGATGTAAAATTAGTTGTTATTGAAGTTGAAAAGATGAGAGTCTCTAAGGTTGAGATCCAAAGAGGAGAATAA
- a CDS encoding redox-sensing transcriptional repressor Rex yields the protein MKTSEKKEKISRKTIQRLTMYLKCLEKFSPDDYISSEEMGVLLGVTAAQIRKDFSSFITNIETCIGIRGKGYNVKCLYEMIENILGINKQNNVIIVGAGKLGNAILLEGDIEKPRFNIVGIFDITKSRIGKEYKGIKISSVSDIPKIASEQRIDMAIITENKSIAQQVTDIVTQSGIKAILNMTSLEIKVPRDVVIEHIDLNRKLQELNYWKEKAE from the coding sequence ATGAAAACTTCAGAAAAAAAAGAAAAAATTTCAAGAAAAACTATACAAAGGTTAACAATGTACTTAAAATGTTTAGAAAAATTTTCACCAGATGATTATATATCATCAGAAGAAATGGGTGTTTTGTTAGGAGTAACTGCAGCACAAATAAGAAAAGATTTTTCTAGTTTTATAACAAATATAGAAACTTGTATAGGTATAAGAGGTAAAGGATATAACGTAAAGTGTCTTTACGAAATGATAGAAAATATACTAGGAATAAATAAACAAAACAATGTAATTATTGTTGGAGCTGGAAAATTAGGAAATGCAATACTACTTGAAGGAGATATAGAAAAACCTAGATTTAATATTGTTGGAATATTCGATATAACAAAAAGCAGAATAGGAAAAGAATACAAGGGTATTAAAATAAGCAGTGTTAGTGATATTCCTAAAATTGCATCTGAACAAAGAATAGATATGGCAATTATAACAGAAAATAAATCAATAGCTCAACAAGTTACTGATATTGTTACTCAATCTGGAATAAAAGCAATATTAAATATGACTTCTTTAGAAATAAAAGTACCTAGAGATGTTGTTATAGAGCATATAGATTTAAATAGAAAGCTTCAAGAATTAAATTACTGGAAGGAAAAGGCGGAATAG
- the accB gene encoding acetyl-CoA carboxylase biotin carboxyl carrier protein: MKLDLENIKKLAKSIKENNLSEISVEVNGTKLTMKKEEAKQEVISSNIKYVEQPTIANEITQVEDKEALIEEVLEGKEIVSPMVGTYYSAPSPESDDFVKVGDRVEVGDTVCIVEAMKMMNEVKTSVAGTIIAIKANNGKAIKKGDVLFLVK; this comes from the coding sequence ATGAAGTTAGATTTAGAAAACATTAAAAAGTTAGCTAAGAGTATAAAAGAGAATAATCTTAGTGAAATTAGTGTAGAAGTAAATGGTACAAAGCTTACAATGAAGAAAGAGGAAGCAAAACAAGAAGTTATATCATCTAATATAAAATATGTTGAGCAACCTACTATTGCTAATGAAATAACACAAGTTGAAGATAAAGAAGCTTTAATTGAAGAAGTTTTAGAAGGAAAAGAAATAGTTTCACCAATGGTAGGAACTTACTATTCAGCTCCTTCTCCAGAGTCAGATGATTTTGTAAAAGTAGGAGACAGAGTAGAAGTAGGAGATACAGTTTGTATAGTAGAAGCAATGAAAATGATGAATGAAGTAAAAACATCAGTTGCAGGAACAATTATAGCTATAAAAGCAAATAATGGTAAAGCAATAAAAAAAGGTGACGTATTATTTTTAGTAAAATAG
- a CDS encoding adenine phosphoribosyltransferase, with amino-acid sequence MDLKKYVALVEDYPKPGIKFRDITPLMGNGEAYKFATDKVVEFAKEHNIDLVVGPEARGFIFGCPVSYALGVGFAPVRKPGKLPREVIQYAYDLEYGSNVLCMHKDSVQPGQRVLIVDDLLATGGTIEATVKLIEELGGVVAGLAFLIELEDLKGREKLEGYPVLTLMKY; translated from the coding sequence ATGGATTTAAAAAAATATGTAGCATTAGTAGAGGATTATCCAAAACCGGGAATAAAGTTTAGAGATATAACTCCTTTAATGGGAAATGGAGAAGCTTATAAATTTGCAACAGATAAAGTAGTTGAATTTGCAAAAGAGCACAATATAGATTTAGTTGTTGGACCAGAAGCAAGAGGATTTATTTTTGGTTGTCCAGTTTCTTACGCATTAGGAGTTGGTTTTGCACCTGTAAGAAAACCAGGGAAATTACCTAGAGAAGTTATTCAATATGCATATGATTTAGAGTATGGTTCAAATGTACTATGTATGCACAAGGACTCTGTACAACCAGGACAAAGAGTTTTAATAGTAGATGATTTATTAGCAACTGGTGGAACTATTGAAGCAACTGTAAAACTAATAGAAGAGTTAGGTGGAGTAGTTGCAGGATTAGCATTTTTAATTGAACTAGAAGACTTAAAAGGTAGAGAAAAATTAGAAGGTTATCCAGTATTAACTTTAATGAAGTATTAA
- the nrdR gene encoding transcriptional regulator NrdR — protein MRCPFCNSEDTKVIDSRAFSENNSIKRRRECNNCEKRFTTYERIEENPIYVVKKNKSREKFNKEKLLRGLERATNKRNISRDDLEKFIADVEKVIQNTLKNEITTQELGELVLNKLKELDEVAYVRFASVYKEFDDIKSFIDIVEDIKKDKKL, from the coding sequence ATGAGATGTCCATTTTGTAATAGTGAAGACACAAAAGTAATAGATAGTAGAGCATTTTCTGAAAATAATTCTATAAAAAGAAGAAGAGAGTGTAATAACTGTGAAAAGAGATTTACAACCTACGAAAGAATAGAAGAAAATCCAATATATGTTGTTAAAAAAAATAAAAGTCGAGAAAAGTTTAATAAAGAAAAACTTTTAAGAGGATTAGAAAGAGCAACAAATAAAAGAAATATAAGTAGGGATGACCTAGAAAAGTTTATTGCTGATGTGGAAAAAGTAATCCAAAACACTTTAAAAAATGAGATAACAACACAAGAATTAGGGGAGCTTGTACTAAACAAATTGAAAGAATTAGATGAAGTTGCATATGTTAGATTTGCGTCTGTATATAAAGAATTTGATGATATAAAATCATTTATTGATATTGTTGAAGACATAAAAAAGGACAAAAAATTATGA
- the fmt gene encoding methionyl-tRNA formyltransferase: protein MRILFMGTPEFAVPSLEKLREKHEIVGIFTKVDKPNTRGKKIKYTPVKEYGLNNDIPVYQPNSLKTEETFNLIKELNPDLIVVVAYGKIIPNNIIEFPKFGIINVHSSLLPKFRGAAPINAAIIAGEKESGVTIMDIAEELDAGDIILKGITPIYEEDTFLTLHDRLKVIGSEKLIEAVDQIENGTAKREKQDHQLATFVKPYKKTDCMINWNKTKEEIFNFVRGMNPFPTAYTLHNDKVLKVYSVEKLDKIYENGEIGEIVDSIKGKGFVIKVKDGSVILMEIKPENKKIISGKDSMNGNLFKIGEILK from the coding sequence ATGAGAATTTTATTTATGGGAACGCCAGAGTTTGCAGTTCCTTCATTAGAAAAATTAAGAGAAAAACATGAAATAGTAGGGATATTTACAAAAGTAGATAAACCAAATACAAGAGGAAAAAAAATAAAATATACACCAGTAAAAGAATATGGATTAAATAATGATATACCAGTTTATCAACCAAATTCATTAAAAACAGAAGAAACATTTAATTTAATAAAAGAATTAAATCCAGATTTAATAGTTGTTGTTGCATATGGAAAAATAATTCCTAATAACATAATAGAGTTTCCAAAATTTGGAATTATAAATGTCCATTCTTCACTGTTACCTAAATTTAGAGGAGCAGCTCCAATAAATGCAGCTATAATAGCAGGAGAAAAAGAAAGCGGTGTAACAATAATGGATATAGCTGAAGAGTTAGATGCAGGGGATATAATTCTTAAAGGTATAACTCCAATATATGAAGAAGATACATTTTTAACTCTTCATGATAGACTAAAGGTGATTGGATCGGAGAAATTGATAGAAGCGGTTGACCAAATTGAAAATGGAACTGCCAAAAGAGAAAAACAAGATCATCAACTTGCAACATTTGTAAAACCTTATAAAAAAACAGATTGTATGATTAATTGGAATAAAACAAAAGAGGAAATTTTTAATTTTGTTAGAGGAATGAATCCATTTCCAACAGCTTACACTTTGCATAATGATAAAGTTTTAAAAGTTTATTCAGTGGAAAAGTTAGATAAAATATATGAAAATGGGGAAATTGGTGAAATTGTAGATTCTATAAAAGGAAAAGGATTTGTTATTAAGGTAAAAGATGGAAGCGTTATTTTAATGGAAATAAAACCTGAAAATAAAAAAATTATATCAGGAAAAGACAGTATGAATGGAAACTTATTTAAAATAGGTGAAATCTTAAAATAA
- the folD gene encoding bifunctional methylenetetrahydrofolate dehydrogenase/methenyltetrahydrofolate cyclohydrolase FolD produces MKILDGKYVSQKVRDSIKKEIAEIKEETKRVPGLAVIQAGDNLASKIYVNSKIKQCAEVGIESKNFIMPADVTEKELLEKIQLLNNDEEVDGILVQLPLPDHIDTPTIIEAIDINKDVDGFKPENLGKVVLGDKTALISCTPAGILTLLKEYEIPLEGKDIVVIGRSNIVGKPMTALLINEGATVTVCNSKTKNLAEKTKNADVVIVAIGKANFLKGDMIKQDAIIIDVGINRDENNKICGDVDFESVKDKVSFITPVPGGVGPMTIAMLLNNTLKAFKIGKKI; encoded by the coding sequence ATGAAAATTTTAGATGGTAAATATGTATCTCAGAAAGTAAGAGATTCAATAAAAAAAGAAATAGCTGAAATAAAAGAAGAGACAAAGAGAGTCCCAGGGCTAGCTGTAATACAAGCAGGTGATAATTTAGCATCTAAAATTTATGTTAATTCTAAAATTAAACAATGTGCAGAGGTAGGAATAGAATCTAAAAATTTTATTATGCCAGCTGATGTAACTGAAAAAGAACTTTTAGAAAAAATACAATTATTAAATAATGATGAGGAAGTTGACGGTATTTTAGTTCAATTACCTTTACCTGATCATATAGATACGCCTACAATTATAGAGGCGATTGATATAAATAAAGATGTGGATGGATTTAAACCTGAAAATTTAGGAAAAGTAGTGTTAGGAGATAAAACTGCTTTAATCTCTTGTACTCCAGCAGGGATACTTACATTGCTTAAAGAATATGAAATTCCTTTAGAAGGAAAAGATATTGTGGTAATAGGAAGAAGTAATATAGTTGGAAAACCAATGACAGCACTTTTAATAAATGAAGGAGCAACTGTAACAGTTTGTAATAGTAAGACAAAAAATCTTGCTGAGAAAACAAAAAATGCAGATGTAGTAATAGTAGCTATAGGAAAAGCGAATTTTTTAAAGGGTGATATGATAAAGCAAGATGCAATAATAATTGATGTTGGAATAAATAGAGATGAAAATAATAAAATATGTGGAGATGTAGATTTTGAATCTGTAAAAGATAAAGTGTCATTTATAACACCTGTTCCAGGGGGAGTGGGACCGATGACTATAGCAATGTTGCTAAACAATACTTTAAAAGCATTTAAAATTGGAAAAAAAATATAG
- the aroQ gene encoding type II 3-dehydroquinate dehydratase, whose amino-acid sequence MKIQIINGPNLNFLGKREPEIYGYKTLDIINNELEIYGKNYEIELEFFQSNHEGEIIDKIQEIYNKVDYLIINPGALTHYGIGIRDAILSTDIKTIEVHLSNVYSREKFRHKSVISDICIGKITGFGSEGYKMALQYLGNLDK is encoded by the coding sequence ATGAAAATTCAAATAATAAATGGACCAAATTTAAATTTTTTAGGGAAAAGAGAGCCTGAGATATATGGATATAAAACTTTAGATATTATCAATAATGAACTTGAAATATACGGAAAAAATTATGAAATAGAATTAGAATTTTTTCAATCAAATCACGAAGGTGAGATTATTGATAAAATTCAAGAAATTTATAATAAAGTGGATTATTTAATAATTAATCCGGGAGCATTAACGCATTATGGGATAGGAATAAGAGACGCGATTTTGTCAACTGATATAAAAACAATAGAGGTTCATTTATCTAATGTATACTCTAGAGAAAAATTTAGACATAAGTCTGTAATATCAGATATATGCATAGGGAAAATTACTGGATTCGGTTCAGAAGGCTATAAAATGGCTCTTCAATACTTAGGTAATTTAGACAAATAG
- a CDS encoding tetratricopeptide repeat protein, whose product MWKYLFLVFILVGCSNNSVIKTTKQTKQKDEKYLLLKGANLYSLNKKSEALKVYQQVLKLNKQNQIALREKAIIEAQLGNINQAEKDLELALKIDSTDNLILKNLAYLNFEKKNYNKSSEYLNRISLDFRNDQDYYILGYIEFINKNYVNSLKYYEYVNSEEIFNKTLFFESYLKNLKQLKITSENSYLKLEDKIKYNKKNTIKLVEYYETNFINTNFSERVLKNYLVYNEVDIDIINKLASIYDKNGNKENYKKVLNLISN is encoded by the coding sequence ATGTGGAAATATCTTTTTTTAGTTTTTATATTAGTTGGATGTAGTAATAATAGTGTGATAAAAACAACGAAACAAACTAAACAAAAGGATGAAAAATATTTATTACTCAAGGGAGCAAATTTATATTCCCTTAATAAGAAAAGTGAAGCATTAAAAGTATATCAACAAGTATTAAAGTTAAATAAACAAAATCAAATTGCTTTAAGAGAAAAAGCTATAATCGAAGCTCAATTAGGAAATATAAATCAAGCTGAAAAAGATTTAGAATTAGCTTTAAAAATTGATTCTACAGATAATTTGATTTTAAAAAATTTAGCATATTTAAATTTTGAAAAAAAGAATTATAATAAAAGTTCAGAATATTTAAACAGAATTTCATTGGATTTTAGAAATGACCAAGATTATTACATTTTGGGATATATAGAATTTATAAATAAAAATTATGTGAACTCATTAAAATATTATGAATATGTTAATAGTGAAGAAATTTTTAATAAAACTTTATTTTTTGAATCATATTTAAAGAATTTAAAACAATTAAAAATAACTTCAGAAAACTCTTATTTAAAATTAGAAGACAAAATAAAATATAATAAAAAAAATACAATAAAGCTTGTGGAATATTATGAAACAAATTTTATAAATACTAATTTTTCAGAAAGAGTTTTAAAAAATTATTTAGTTTACAATGAAGTAGACATAGATATAATTAATAAGTTGGCAAGTATATACGATAAAAATGGAAATAAAGAAAATTACAAAAAAGTATTAAATTTAATTTCTAATTAG
- a CDS encoding ACT domain-containing protein, whose product MEKKEFYIVDKRILPNSIQSVIKVNEIVQTERISKYEAIKRVGISRSTYYKYKDYIKPFFEGGKEKVFSIHLSLVDKPGILARILDIIAGEQMNILTIVQNIAIDGVSRVTLSIQTTENLLRKIEEMLEKISSLDSVKELRVIGSN is encoded by the coding sequence ATGGAGAAAAAAGAGTTTTATATTGTAGATAAGAGAATATTACCAAATTCAATTCAAAGTGTTATAAAGGTAAATGAAATTGTTCAAACTGAAAGAATTTCAAAATATGAAGCAATAAAAAGAGTGGGAATAAGTAGAAGTACTTATTATAAATATAAAGATTATATAAAACCGTTTTTTGAAGGTGGGAAAGAAAAAGTATTCAGTATTCATCTATCTTTAGTTGATAAACCTGGAATTTTAGCAAGAATTTTAGATATTATTGCAGGTGAGCAAATGAATATATTAACAATTGTACAAAATATTGCAATTGATGGTGTAAGTAGAGTGACTCTTTCGATTCAAACAACAGAGAATTTACTTAGAAAAATTGAAGAAATGTTAGAAAAAATAAGTTCTTTAGATTCAGTTAAAGAATTAAGAGTAATAGGTAGTAATTAA